Below is a genomic region from Mycolicibacter hiberniae.
CACGCCCGCTTACGTTCTCGACGGCGACAACCTGCGGCACGGCCTCAACGCCGACCTGGGCTTCTCGATGGCCGACCGCGCCGAGAACCTGCGCAGGTTGGCCCATGTGGCCACCTTGCTGGCCGACTCCGGCCAGATCGTGCTGGTGCCGGCCATCAGCCCGATGATCGAGCATCGACAGCTGGCCCGCCAGGTGCACACCGACGCCGGGTTCGACTTCATCGAGGTGTTCTGCGACACCTCGCTCGAGGAGTGCGAGCAGCGTGACCCCAAGGGGCTCTACGCGAAGGCGCGGGCGGGTTTGATCACCCACTTCACCGGCATCGACAGCCCGTATCAGCGGCCGCGTAATCCCGACGTGCGCCTGACCTCCGACGACAGCATCGACGAGCAGGCCCGTCAGGTGGTCGCAGCGATCGACGCCCGGCAGTGAACGACCACCAGCTGGCAGGTCACCTCGCCACCGAGGCCGGCCGGCTGCTGCTGGCGGTGCGCCAGGAACTGGCCGGGGCCGGCGAAGCCGAGCGCAAGGCGGCCGGGGACCGGCGTTCCCACGAATTCCTGATGGCCGCCCTGGCGCAGGCGCGGCCGCAGGATGCGGTGCTGTCCGAGGAAGGCGCCGACAACCCGGCCCGGCTTCGCGCCGAACGGGTGTGGATCGTCGACCCGCTCGACGGCACCCGGGAGTTCAGCGAACTGGGCCGCGACGACTGGGCCGTGCACGTGGCGCTGTGGCAGGCCGGCGATCTGACGGCCGGGGCGGTGGCCCTGCCCGCACGAGACATCACGCTGGCGACCCCGTCGGTTGCCGCACCGCCCGCCGCCGACGGCGCGCCCCGGATCGCGGTGTCGCGCAGCCGGCCCCCGGCGATCTCGGAGGCCGTTCGCGCCCGGCTGGACGGTGTTCTGGTGCCGATGGGCTCGGCAGGGGTGAAGGTGGCCGCCGTGGTCCAGGGCACCGCCGATGTCTACGTGCACGCCGGTGGGCAGTACGAGTGGGACTCGGCGGCCCCGGTGGCGGTGGCCCGGGCCGCAGGACTGCACACCTCCCGCCTGGACGGCTCGCCGCTGGTCTACAACCGGGCCGACCCCCTGCTGCCCGACCTCGTGGTGTGCCGCCCCGAATACGCCCAAGCGGTGCTCTCGGCAGTCAATTGACCCACCAGATGGAAGAATGCTCGCAATGCGCATGTCGGCCAAGGCGGAGTACGCGGTGCGAGCGATGGTCCAACTGGCCACCGCCGAGCCCGGCTCCCTGGTCAAGACCGATGAGATCGCGGCGGCGCAAGGCATTCCGGCGCAGTTCCTGGTCGACATCTTGTCCGATCTGCGCACCGACCGGCTGGTGCGCAGCCAGCGCGGCCGCGACGGCGGCTACGAACTGGCCCGGGCGGCAACCCAGATCAGCGTCGCGGATGTGCTGCGCTGCATCGACGGTCCGCTGGCCAGCGTTCGCGACATCGGCGTAGGCGATCTGCCCTACTCCGGTCCGACCGCCGCCCTGACCGACGTGTGGCGGGCGTTGCGGGCCAGCATGCGCTCGGTGCTGGAGAAGACCAGCCTGGCCGACGTGGCCTCGGGCGAGCTGCCCGCGCACGTCGTCGAACTGGCCGCCGACTACCGCACCCAAGAGCGCCAGCGGGGCCACACTCCGGGCTAGTAACGGCGGTTAACCGCCGGAGCCGTACGGCCGGGTAAGGATCTCCATGTTGTGGCCGGCGGGGTCGCGGAAATACACACCGCGCCCGCCATCGCGGTGGTTGATCTGGCCGGCCTGCGTGCCGCCGGGATCGGCCCAGTGCTCCAGCCCCCGGTCGGAAATCTTGGCGTAGATCGCGTCGAAGTCGGACTCCGAGACCAAGAAGGCGTAGTGCTGCGGCCGAATCGGCTCACCGGCGGGCACGTCGGCGTAATCCAGGCTGGCCTGGTGTTCGAGGGCGACCACCTGGAAGTGGCCCAAGGGCTGCGGTGCGGGCAGGCCGAACAGCTCGGCCAGAAACGCTGCCGAGGACTGCTTGTCCCGGGCGGCCACGATGGTGTGATTGAAGGAGATTCCCATTCCTTCCAGTGTCGGCCGTGCACGGCGCGCATGCCACAATCGCGGTCATGCGCGTGGGAATGACCATGCCGGTGATGGAACCGGACCTGAATGCGACGCTGCTGCGCGACTGGGCCCGCGCGATCGACGACGGGCCGTTCTCGGCGTTGTGCTGGGGCGAACGGATCGCCTTCGCCAACCCGGACAGCCTGACGCTGGCGGGTGCGCTGGCGGCGTGGACCGAGCGGGTTCGCCTGGTGACCACGGTGATCGTCCCGCAACTGCACGACCCCGTGATGCTGGCCAAGGCGCTGGCCACCGCGGACGTGCTCTGCGACGGCCGGCTCACCGTCGGGCTGGGCGTGGGCGGCCGGGTCGAGGACTATCGCGCTGTCGGCGCCGACCCGGCCACGCAGACGATGCGCGCGATGGCCGACGCGGTGGCGATCATGCGACGGGTCTGGGCGGGGGAGAAGGTCACCGAGTCGGTGCTGCCGGTGGGGCCGAGCCCGGTGCAACCCGGTGGGCCGCCGCTGCTGGTCGGCACCATCGGTCCCAAGACGCTGCGCAGTGCCGCGTCGTGGGCCGAGGGCCTGGCCGGAATAACCATGGACCTTGATGTGGCCAAGCAGAACGAACTGTTCGACGTCGCGCGCGACGCCTGGCATCAGGCGGGCCGGGCCAAGCCGCGGCTGGCGACGTCGTTCTGGTTCGCGCTGGGGGATCGCGATGCTGCCCGTGACCAGGTCCGCCGGCACCTGTTGCGCTACATGAACTGGATTCCCGCCGAGTACGTCGAGGCGATGGCGCCGTCAACGGGCTGGGCGGGCAGCGAGGACGAGCTCGCCGAGGTGCTGCGTGGGTTCGCGGCGGTGGGCACCGACGAGGTGCACCTGATCCCCACCAGCTCGGATCTGGGCCAGCTGCGCGGCGTGGCCGACGTAGTCGCCGAGATCACCCGGGCCGGCTGAGCTGTCTTTCCTGCTGGTTGCGACACCGTCACGGATACATCTCTTTCCTTCACCGCCCGCCACACCAGCCCCAGGAATCACTATCGTCGCAGGGGAGTGAGACCCGGCACCGGGTCCGGGGAAAGGTGGGACATGTCGGCGACGCGTCGAATCGTCTCGGCGGCATTGGTGCCGGCGGTGGTTCTTGGGTTGGTGGCCGCCACCGAATTCGCCCCACCAGCCAACGCCGCTACCTGCCACGCCCCCGAGGCCAACATCGACCCGCCGCCGGGATCGCCCACCACCGGTGCGGGTCAGATGCCGACCGGGCGCCGGCCCCGCGGCACCAACGATCAGGCGCCGCTGCCCAAGCTGGGCCCGCTGATCGCCGCACTGATCAACCCGAACGGCACCATCAAGCAGCAGGCCGCGGTGGTGCCGCCGGTTCCCAACCCCGCCGGCCAGGCCGCCCCGAACGTCGCCCAGCCGGTGCAGCCCGTTCCGAACGTCGGCGCCGACCAGGGCATCTCCACCGCCGATCCCGGCGGGGCCATCGCCGGTGCGCAGACGTCCCTGGTGGAGTGGGTGACCGGGCCCAACAGCCCCAATAAGACACTGGAACGCTTCGGCATCTCCGGAACTGACCTCGGCATTCCTTGGGACAACGGGGATCCCGTCAACAGGCAGATCCTCATGGCATTCGGCGACACCTTCGGCTACTGCCGTATCGAGGGTAAGCAGTGGCGCAAGAACGTGCTGTTGCGCAGCCAGGACAACAACCTGTCCGACGGCATCACGGTGACCGCCGGAGCGGTGGGCAACAAATATTCGGGTTCGCCACTGCGGCAAGCGAATTTCTCCAAGCAGATTCTGCCCGCTGTGCAACTGGCGCCCCACCAGGAGGGCATGATCCCCACTGCCGCCATCGGGATTGCCGGCAACCAGTACATGAACTTCATGTCGATCAAGAAGTGGGGCCGCGACGGCGAGTGGTCCACCAATTACTCGGCGATCGCGGTCTCCAACGACAACGGCGAAACGTGGGGCGTCTATCCGGGCACCGTGCGGTCCACATCGCCGGAGAACGTCCCACGGGCCCGCTTCGTGCCGGGCAACGAGAAGTTTCAGATGGGCGCGTTCCTGCGCGGCAACGACGGCTATCTGTACTCCTACGGCACGCCTTCGGGCCGCAGCGGCTCGGCGTACCTGTCGCGGGTGTCCGAGCGCACCATTCCGGACGTGACCACATACGAGTACTGGAACGGCGACACCGGGGCGTGGGTGCCCAACAACCCGGCTGCGGCCACACCGGTGATCCCCGGACCGGTGGGCGAGATGTCGGTGCAGTACAACACCTATCTGCGGCAGTACCTGGCGCTGTACGGCAACGGCGGCAACGACGTCGTGGCCCGCACCGCGCCGACGCCGCAGGGTCCGTGGAGCGCCGAGCAGACGCTGATCCCCACCGGCCAGATTCCCGGCGGTATCTACGCGCCCTACATGCACCCCTGGTCGACCGGCAAAGAGGTGTACTTCACCCTGTCGCTGTGGAACGCCTACGACGTGATGCTGATGCGCACGGTGCTGGGCTGAGGGCGGCCGCTCAACACCGCGAGGCGACCACCTCGTCGGCCACCGCCAGGGCCAGCGCCATGATCGACACCTGAGGATTGACCTCGGGGCAGCTGGGCAGGATGGACGCATCGGCGACCCAGACGCCGTCCACTCCGCGCAGTCTCCCGCGCTCATCGACCGGGCACAGCTGGTCGTCGCTTCCGGCGGCGGCGGTGCCCGTCGGGTGGAATGCCGCCAGGTGCAGGCGCCGGGGATCGGCCCGGCGCAGAACGTCGCTCAGCTCCGCAACCGAGGACACCGTGGGCGCCGAGGACAGGCCGGTGATCACCTCCACCGCGCCGGCGGCAAACAGCAGGCGGCCCATGGCCTCGATCGCCACCACCAGTTTGGCCAGATCCCGATCAGTGATGTCATAGCGCAGCACGGCCGGGCCGCGCGCTGTTCTGACGACTCGCCCCACGCCCTCATCGGCAACCATGGCGCCCACCGACCCGATGTGATGCGCCCGGTCGAGCCAGCTCAGCAGTTCCCGGCCATAGCCCGGGAACACCATCGACCCCATCCCGGGCGGTGTGGCGGTGGCCTCGATCAGGATGCCGTGTGACCGGTGCAGCTCCTCGACCGCAGCGCTTTGCAGGACGCCGTTCCAGGCGTACACCTCTTCGTCGAAACGGCCGGCCAGCGGGACCGAGGGGTGCAGGGCCAGGTTGCGGCCGAGACGCGGATGACCGCCGAGTCGGCTGCGCCACAGAAGTTTCGGCGTCTCGCCGGCGCCACTGGCGATCACCACCGTCGATGCGAGCACCTCGAAGGTGGAACCGTCGGATCGCAGCGCCCGGACCCCTCGGGTGCGACCACCCGAATGCAACACGCGGGTCACCCGGGCCTGGGAAATGATGCGGGCCCCGGCGTCGCACGCCTGCGGCAGCGCGTTGAGGTGGACCCCGAACTTGGCGTTGCGGGGGCAGCCCAACGCGCATTGGCAGCAGGCGCCGCAGCCGGGGGCGTTGCGGGTGAGCGGCGCAGCGCTCCAGCCGAGTTCGCGGGCACCTGCCAAGAGCAGAGAGCCGTTGCGGCCCATGATGTCGTGGGGAACCGGGCCGACCTGCAGGGTGGCTTCGACGTCATCGAGTGCGCGTGCCAGCACGTCCTGATCGGCAAGTGCCAGACCGAAGTGATCCCGCCATCGTTGTTGCACGTCTGCCGGCGGGCGATAGCAGGTGCCCGAATTCACCACGGTGGTGCCACCGACGGCGCGGCCGATGGGCAGCACCAGCGGCGGGCGGCCCAGCGCGAGCGTGGTGCCCCCGGCGCGGTAGAGACCGGCATAGCGGTCCATCGGGTGGGTGGTGCGGAACTCTTCGGACGTCCAGTGCCGGCCTTCCTCGAGGACCACCGTGTCCAGGCCGGCTAGCGTCAAGGTCCGCGCCACCATGGCGCCACCGGCGCCGGAGCCGACAACCACGGCGTCGGCCCGAATCGCTGTGGCGGCTTCGGTCGAAGCGGTGACCGACAGGGCTGCGTCGGGCCGCACGACCGGGGTCGACTGCGCGTGTGCAAGCAGTTCGCCCGCGAAGGTGTCGGCGCCATTGGCCAGCAGTGCCACCGCTTTGAGGCCGTCGACTGCCGCCTCGGTGGCTGCGCCGAGTCCGGCGATGCGGCGCAGGACGGCCGCTCGCGCATCGGGCGGCAGGCGGCGCGCGGTGCGGCCGGTCCCCAGGTAGCCGGCTGCCGCCATCGACAGCAGCCCGGCGCGTACCGCGAGCCTGGTGCCACTGGGCAGCTGTCGGACGTAACGCTCGATCCGGGAGACGAGCACCTCTGGTGGGGGGCCGCCGTGCTCCTGCGGCAACAGCGCGGCACCAAACGACGCGGCGGCGCGGCCGGCGAGTGTCATGAGACCAACGTGAGTCGGCCGGCAGTACGACGCCGACCAAGGCGGCGGCCCAATTTGAGGAAGAACGGATACGTCGCGAAGAGGACCGCTGCCACAGCGTGCGCGCGCCATCCCAACGACTCGGTGCGAAGCCGCAGAATCCCGCTGTTCCACATGAAGTCGCGGCCGTCGCGCGAGCCGAAGGGCCGCCACATGATGCCCAGGCCGGGGACGTTGTTGTACAGCCCGAAGGATGCCCCGAAGAAGGTCCCCAGCACCGCGGCCTCTGCCAGATCACGCTCGGCGACATCGACTTCACGTTCGATCAAGACGCCGGCGGCAACCAGCATCGGGGGATCCAGCAGAAAACTCATCCAAGCGACCTTTCGTTGACGGTGGGCGCCGCGTCGCCGCGGAAGCCGATCTCGGCATGTCCGGTGCCCGACACCGACCAGCTGCGTTCCACGATGCGCACGCCGCGCCGGTGCCGGCCGACCTCGATGTGGATATCGGCCTGCCCGGTGTTGGTGCACACCGCGACGGCGCCGTCGGGATCCTGATAGCGCATGCTGACGCATCGCTCGGCCGGTTGATCGACGCGTATTCGAATGTCACGCCTGCCGATTCGTCCTTCCAGCTGCCACCTCGGCAGGTCGAGGCTGGTGCGCACCCGCACGGCCGGCAGGCCGCTGCCCGGCCAGTCCCGGCCATCGGCGCGCAACCGGATGAACGCCACCGGCCGCAGCGCGCGCAGGCCTGGCCGTCGCGATACCGCGGTGACGACCTCGAGGGCGTCCTGGCCGCCGAGATCGGCGTGGATCCAGCCCCACCGCTCGGCGTTTCCGTGACCGTAGATGTGCGATACCGCGCCGCGCCATCCGTCGATTCTGTGCGCAGTCCCGTTGAGCGACAACGTTCCCTGGAACTCGGCGGTCGGGGCCAACACCACCTGCGCGCCGGGCAGCAGCTCGCGCTCCCAGACGAATCGGGGGAAGGTCCACAGCGGCGCTGCGGGGTCTGTCCAGCGCAGGTCCCATTCCATGGCACCGGCGCGTCCACTAAGAAAGCCCGGGCCGACCCGGCCACCGGCGCCGCGGTACCAGCTGCCGTCGTGCTCGTGGGGCGCCAGCGGCTCCGGGCCGAGCCGCTGAGTCTGCGGTTCGCCCTGTGCCGGAAACCAGGTGATCCAGCCATGGCTGAACGGCGGGCCGCCGTCGGTCGGCGCGACAATCTCGTGGTGGATCCACAGGCCGGCGCGGCTCACCGGATCCGACAGGGTCGCGTACCACACCTCAAGGCGACCGGACTGTCCGCGCCAGCGGGCCGCGGCCGCCGATGCCACATCACTTGACGTCATCCTGCGTACTGTATTGGTTGAGCCAATGGACCAGTCAAGCCCCATCGGGCAACCGCAGCGCCGGCGCCTCGACGAGCAGATCGCGACGTCGATCATCGAGGCGATCGTCGACGGCGCTTATCCGCCGGGTTCGGTGCTGCCGCCGGAGCGTGATCTGGCCGAACAACTCGGGGTCAACCGGACCTCGCTGCGGCAGGCGCTGGCCCGGTTGCAGCACATGAGGCTGATCGAAGCCCGGCAGGGCAGCGGGAATCTGGTGCGTGAGCCCGCGGCGCTGACCGATCCGGCGATCGTCGGGGTCCTGCTGCGCAAGCTGGGTCCCGACTTCCTTGCCGAGCTGTTGGAGATCCGGGAGGCGCTCGGTCTGCTCATCGGCGAGCTGGCCATCAGCCGTGCTACATCCGAGGACCTGGCGGCGTTGCGCCCGACGTTGGAGTTCGTGCGCGCAGCCGACCGCCCCGAAGTGCTTCAGACCGCGGAGCTTGCGTTTTTCGCGGTGCTCATCCAGGCCACCCACAATCGCGCCCTGGCCCTGATGTTCGGTTGGGTGCAGCAGGGTTTCGGTGGGCGCGAGCATGAGCTCACCGCGGCCTTCGCGGACGCCGGCGCCGTACGGACTGCGCTGGCGGCGATCGCCGACGCCGTTATCGCCGGCGATGCGGCCCGGACCGCCGCCACGATGCGGGCACATCTGCAGGCCAGCGGCCAGCGCATGCTCGCCGCCGCACGTCTGACCGGTGCGGGCTGAGTGGCTGGGAACCCCGCTATCCGGCGTCGATCACCGCACGCAACGCCGCACCGACTTCGGCGACCAGGCCTGGGGTGTAGCCGGGGACGTTGATGGTCACGCCGCCGACGCCGGCGTCGAGCACCTTGGTCTTGATCTGCTCGGCGATCGACTCGGGGCTGCCCGCCACCGCGCGCTGTGCGATCGGGGCCGGGATCTGATCGGCGGTCAGGTTCGCACCGGCCAGTGCGGTGAGCAGCATGGTGGTTTCCAGCGTGGCCGGGTCACGGCCCACTTCCTCGCAGCTGCGCCGCACCGCGTCCATCTTCTGCGGGAGCTCGTCGAACCCGGTGATCAGGTTGAGGTGGTCGAAGTGCCGGGCCGCCATCGGGATGGTCTTCTTCTCGCCGCTGCCGCCGATCAACAGCGGAATGTGGTCGCGGTAGCGCGGTTCGGCCACGGCCTCGCGGGTCCGGTACCACTTGCCCTCGAAGGTCGGCCGCTCACCTTTGATCATCGGCAGGATGATCTGCAGCGCCTCGTCGAGCCGGTTGAACCGGTCGGTGAAGGTACCGAATTCGAAACCCAACTGGTCATGTTCGAGCTCGAACCAGCCGGTGCCGATGCCCAGGACGGCGCGCCCGCCGCTGACCACGTCCAGCGTGGTGATGATCTTGGCCAGCAGCGCCGGGTTGCGGTAGGTGTTGCCGGTGACCAGGGTGCCCAGCTGCACCGTTTCGGTTGCCGTCGCCAGCGCACCCAGGGCGGTGTAGGCCTCGAGCATCGGCTGATCGGGGGCGCCCAGCATGGGCAGTTGGTAGAAGTGGTCCATCAGGAAAACGGCGTCGAAGCCGCTGGCCTCGGCCTCGCGGGCTTGAGCGATCACGGTGGGGAAGAGCTGAGAAACATCGGTGCCGTAGGAGAAGTTGGGGATCTGGAAGCCAAGGCGAATCGTCACATGGCTGAGCGT
It encodes:
- a CDS encoding 3'(2'),5'-bisphosphate nucleotidase CysQ; its protein translation is MNDHQLAGHLATEAGRLLLAVRQELAGAGEAERKAAGDRRSHEFLMAALAQARPQDAVLSEEGADNPARLRAERVWIVDPLDGTREFSELGRDDWAVHVALWQAGDLTAGAVALPARDITLATPSVAAPPAADGAPRIAVSRSRPPAISEAVRARLDGVLVPMGSAGVKVAAVVQGTADVYVHAGGQYEWDSAAPVAVARAAGLHTSRLDGSPLVYNRADPLLPDLVVCRPEYAQAVLSAVN
- a CDS encoding Rrf2 family transcriptional regulator, giving the protein MRMSAKAEYAVRAMVQLATAEPGSLVKTDEIAAAQGIPAQFLVDILSDLRTDRLVRSQRGRDGGYELARAATQISVADVLRCIDGPLASVRDIGVGDLPYSGPTAALTDVWRALRASMRSVLEKTSLADVASGELPAHVVELAADYRTQERQRGHTPG
- a CDS encoding VOC family protein, whose translation is MGISFNHTIVAARDKQSSAAFLAELFGLPAPQPLGHFQVVALEHQASLDYADVPAGEPIRPQHYAFLVSESDFDAIYAKISDRGLEHWADPGGTQAGQINHRDGGRGVYFRDPAGHNMEILTRPYGSGG
- a CDS encoding LLM class flavin-dependent oxidoreductase, whose product is MRVGMTMPVMEPDLNATLLRDWARAIDDGPFSALCWGERIAFANPDSLTLAGALAAWTERVRLVTTVIVPQLHDPVMLAKALATADVLCDGRLTVGLGVGGRVEDYRAVGADPATQTMRAMADAVAIMRRVWAGEKVTESVLPVGPSPVQPGGPPLLVGTIGPKTLRSAASWAEGLAGITMDLDVAKQNELFDVARDAWHQAGRAKPRLATSFWFALGDRDAARDQVRRHLLRYMNWIPAEYVEAMAPSTGWAGSEDELAEVLRGFAAVGTDEVHLIPTSSDLGQLRGVADVVAEITRAG
- a CDS encoding DUF4185 domain-containing protein — encoded protein: MSATRRIVSAALVPAVVLGLVAATEFAPPANAATCHAPEANIDPPPGSPTTGAGQMPTGRRPRGTNDQAPLPKLGPLIAALINPNGTIKQQAAVVPPVPNPAGQAAPNVAQPVQPVPNVGADQGISTADPGGAIAGAQTSLVEWVTGPNSPNKTLERFGISGTDLGIPWDNGDPVNRQILMAFGDTFGYCRIEGKQWRKNVLLRSQDNNLSDGITVTAGAVGNKYSGSPLRQANFSKQILPAVQLAPHQEGMIPTAAIGIAGNQYMNFMSIKKWGRDGEWSTNYSAIAVSNDNGETWGVYPGTVRSTSPENVPRARFVPGNEKFQMGAFLRGNDGYLYSYGTPSGRSGSAYLSRVSERTIPDVTTYEYWNGDTGAWVPNNPAAATPVIPGPVGEMSVQYNTYLRQYLALYGNGGNDVVARTAPTPQGPWSAEQTLIPTGQIPGGIYAPYMHPWSTGKEVYFTLSLWNAYDVMLMRTVLG
- a CDS encoding GMC family oxidoreductase; protein product: MTLAGRAAASFGAALLPQEHGGPPPEVLVSRIERYVRQLPSGTRLAVRAGLLSMAAAGYLGTGRTARRLPPDARAAVLRRIAGLGAATEAAVDGLKAVALLANGADTFAGELLAHAQSTPVVRPDAALSVTASTEAATAIRADAVVVGSGAGGAMVARTLTLAGLDTVVLEEGRHWTSEEFRTTHPMDRYAGLYRAGGTTLALGRPPLVLPIGRAVGGTTVVNSGTCYRPPADVQQRWRDHFGLALADQDVLARALDDVEATLQVGPVPHDIMGRNGSLLLAGARELGWSAAPLTRNAPGCGACCQCALGCPRNAKFGVHLNALPQACDAGARIISQARVTRVLHSGGRTRGVRALRSDGSTFEVLASTVVIASGAGETPKLLWRSRLGGHPRLGRNLALHPSVPLAGRFDEEVYAWNGVLQSAAVEELHRSHGILIEATATPPGMGSMVFPGYGRELLSWLDRAHHIGSVGAMVADEGVGRVVRTARGPAVLRYDITDRDLAKLVVAIEAMGRLLFAAGAVEVITGLSSAPTVSSVAELSDVLRRADPRRLHLAAFHPTGTAAAGSDDQLCPVDERGRLRGVDGVWVADASILPSCPEVNPQVSIMALALAVADEVVASRC
- a CDS encoding FadR/GntR family transcriptional regulator, which gives rise to MDQSSPIGQPQRRRLDEQIATSIIEAIVDGAYPPGSVLPPERDLAEQLGVNRTSLRQALARLQHMRLIEARQGSGNLVREPAALTDPAIVGVLLRKLGPDFLAELLEIREALGLLIGELAISRATSEDLAALRPTLEFVRAADRPEVLQTAELAFFAVLIQATHNRALALMFGWVQQGFGGREHELTAAFADAGAVRTALAAIADAVIAGDAARTAATMRAHLQASGQRMLAAARLTGAG
- a CDS encoding LLM class F420-dependent oxidoreductase, whose product is MTIRLGFQIPNFSYGTDVSQLFPTVIAQAREAEASGFDAVFLMDHFYQLPMLGAPDQPMLEAYTALGALATATETVQLGTLVTGNTYRNPALLAKIITTLDVVSGGRAVLGIGTGWFELEHDQLGFEFGTFTDRFNRLDEALQIILPMIKGERPTFEGKWYRTREAVAEPRYRDHIPLLIGGSGEKKTIPMAARHFDHLNLITGFDELPQKMDAVRRSCEEVGRDPATLETTMLLTALAGANLTADQIPAPIAQRAVAGSPESIAEQIKTKVLDAGVGGVTINVPGYTPGLVAEVGAALRAVIDAG